The segment ttatcagtttttagttgaaatgaaatttttagatcttgaaattgaaacttttagatcttgaaataaaaattttagatcttgaaattaaatttttagattttcgaaatgaaatttttcgaactcgaaatgaaatttttcgaactcgaaatgaaattattcgaacacgaaaaaaaattttcaaacacaaaatgaaattttttgaactcgaaatgatatttttcgaactcgaaataaaattattcgaacacgaaaaaaaattttcaaacacaaaaaaatttttcgaacacaaaatgaaatttttcgaactcgaaatgaaattttccgaacacaaaatgaaatttttcgaacacgaaaaaaaattttcaaatacaaaatgaaattttttgaactcgaaatgaaatttttcgaactcgaaatgaaattattcgaacacgaaaaaaaattttcgaacacaaaatgaaatttttcgaacacaaaatgaaatttatcgaaatcgaaatgaaattttttctaaaaatgaactttttgtgccttgaaattaatttttcttctacatTTTGGATCTTACCTGTGACTTAGCAAATGCCAAAACGACAATTCCGCTAAATTTGGTCAATGCTATACCCGAAAGGACACTACTTCCTGTCTTTGTCAGCGTATAACTCGCTCTTTCTCGTCGACTTCCGCTTGTTTGAGTATAAGACCATACAATATGTGACACAAATTCAACGCCAATTCCCacacactttaaaaaaattaattttttaattaaaattctcatcaaaaataaaattttctactcACAACTACTAAATTCACGAGCGAAATTGCATTTAGCGAGATATTAAACATCCACATTAGTCCCAGCATGTTGATCAAAATCAATCCAACCATATAAACAACCATCAAAGCCGAGATCAGATCAAAGCCTGTAACGGTTAAAGTTGTCACAAACACCGTGAGTAATGATAAGCCCAGAGAAATTGCTACATCCTTCCAcattgtcaaatattgctcgtAAAACACGTAAAAAACGCTGTAAGGGAAGACTTCGACGTTTTTCGCGTTTTGTTTGaacatttcattcatattGGCAGCGATTTTACGAGCTTGGATAAGCGCTGTGTAAAAATctcgtgaattttttaatggagtaTGGTAAGTCATGAAGTACGAATCTTTGATTTTCGGTTCACTTTTGGGATCGTAAATAATTCCGTCGGCATAGACAGCTTTTCCGCCTTTGAAACATGAGTCTCCGGGAAGATCAGCAAGAAATAAGgggaaaaatttgtcaaaagttTCCGCAGTTGGTCGAATTCCGTTTTTAGAGAGCTTTTTAACGCACTTTTTGCATGTTGAATCGtctgaaagtaaaaaattttaaagattttaattttaattttattctttttaccTGAATTGCTCGAACAAAAGTCTCCGGAAGGCGTTTCTTTGCAACAATCACTCGATTTTATCCAATCAAAGTAGTCATCGAGCCAAGAATTggaaattttagcaatttttgacctaaaaaaattaaatttcattaaaaatttcgtcatttagtttcaaaacaaaactatgtcaaaggaaaatttttttttcagtttcaattttttggcagttttgagttacaaaatgattaaaaatgataaattagagccctctgataaatttttatccatttggagcaagatttgacaaaaattgctttgacacagtttttgacacagttttttttctcttgatttagttttcaaaacaaaactatgtcaaaggaaaatttttttttcagtttcaattttttggcagttttgagttacaaaatgattaaaaatgataaattagagccctctgataaatttttatccatttggagcaagatttgacaaaaattgctttgacacagtttttgacacagttttttttctcttgatttagttttcaaaacaaaactatgtcaaaggaaaatttttttttcagtttcaattttttggcagttttgagttataaaatgattaaaaatgataaattagagccctctgacaaatttttatccatttggagcaatttgacaaaaattgctttgacacagtttttgacacagttttttttctcttgatttagttttcaaaacaaaactatgtcaaaggaaaatttttttttcagtttcaattttttggcagttttgagttataaaatgattaaaaatgataaattagagccctctgacaaatttttatccatttggagcaagatttgacaaaaattgctttgacacagtttttgacacagtttttttctcttgatttagttttcaaaacaaaactatgtcaaaggaaaattttttttttcagtttcaattttttggcagttttgagttataaaatgattaaaaatgataaattagagccctctgacaaatttttatccatttgaatcaagatttgacaaaaattgctttgacacagtttttgacacagtttttttgctcttgatttagttttcaaaacaaaactatgtcaaaggaaaattttttttttcagtttcaattttttggtagttttgagttataaaatgattaaaaatgataaattagagccctctgataaatttttatccatttggagcaagatttgacaaaaattgctttgacacagtttttgacacagtttttttgctcttgatttagttttcaaaacaaaactatgtcaaaggaaaattttttttttcagtttcaattttttggcagttttgagttataaaatgattaaaaatgataaattagagccctctgacaaatttttatccatttggagcaagatttgacaaaaattgctttgacacagtttttgacacagttttttttctcttgatttagttttcaaaacaaaactatgtcaaaggaaattttttttttcagtttcaattttttggcagttttgagttataaaatgattaaaaatgataaattagagccctctgacaaatttttatccatttggagcaagatttgacaaaaattgctttgacacagtttttgacacagttttttttctcttgacacagtttttgacacatgatttcttgatttagttttcaaaacaaaactatgtcaaaggaaaatttttttttcagtttcaattttttggcagttttgagttataaaatgattaaaaatgataaattagagccctctgacaaatttcaatccatttggagcaagatttgacaaaaattgctttgacacagtttttgacacagtttttgacacagttttttttctcttgatttagttttcaaaacaaaactatgtcaaaggaaaatttttttttcagtttcaattttttggcagttttgagttataaaatgattaaaaatgataaattagagccctctgacaaatttttatccatttggagcaagatttgacaaaaattgctttgacacagtttttgacacagttttttttctcttgatttagttttcaaaacaaaactatgtcaaaggaaaattttttttttcagtttcaattttttggcagttttgagttataaaatgattaaaaatgataaattagagccctctgacaaatttcaatccatttggagcaagatttgacaaaaattgctttgacacagtttttgacacagttttttttctcttgatttagtttttaaaacaaaactatgtcaaaggaaaatttttttttcagtttcaattttttggcagttttgagttataaaatgattaaaaatgataaattagagccctctgacaaatttcaatccatttggagcaagatttgacaaaaattgctttgacacagtttttgacacagttttttttctcttgatttagttttcaaaacaaaactatgtcaaaggaaattttttttttcagtttcaattttttggcagttttgagttataaaatgattaaaaatgataaattagagccctctgacaaatttcaatccatttggagcaagatttgacaaaaattgctttgacacagtttttgacacagtttttttgctcttgatttagttttcaaaacaaaactatgtcaaaggaaaattttttttttcagtttcaattttttggcagttttgagttataaaatgattaaaaatgataaattagagccctctgacaaatttttatccatttggagcaagatttgacaaaaattgctttgacacagtttttgacacagttttttttctcttgatttagttttcaaaacaaaactatgtcaaaggaaaattttttttttcagtttcaattttttggcagttttgagttataaaatgattaaaaatgataaattagagccctctgacaaatttttatccatttggagcaagatttgacaaaaattgctttgacacagtttttgacacattttttttttttttctcttgatttagttttcaaaacaaaactatgtcaaaggaaattttttttttcagtttcaattttttggcagttttgagttataaaatgattaaaaatgataaattagagccctctgacaaatttttatccatttggagcaagatttgacaaaaattgctttgacacagtttttgacacattttttttttctcttgatttagttttcaaaacaaaactatgtcaaaggaaattttttttttcagtttctaaaatgattaaaaatgataaaatccaaatttgacaaaaattgctttacaattttttggcagttttgagttataaaatgattaaaaatgataaattagagccctctgacaaatttttatccatttggagcaagatttgacaaaaattgctttgacacagttttttttttctcttgatttagttttcaaaacaaaactatgtcaaaggaaaatttttttttcagtttcaattttttggcagttttgagttataaaataattaaaaatgataaattagagccctctgataaatttttatccatttggagcaagatttgacaaaaattgctttgacacacagtttttgacacaaaggaaattttttttttcagtttcaagtttttggcagttttgagttacaaaatgattaaaaatgataaattagagccctctgataaatttttatccatttggagatTTGACACAATTAGCTTTgtgacctttttttttttctcttgatttagttttcaaaacaaaactatgtcaaaggaaattttttttttcagtttcaattttttggcagttttgagttataaaatgattaaaaatgataaattagagccctctgataaatttttatccatttggagcaagatttgacaaaaattgctttgacacagtttttgacacagttttttttctcttgatttagttttcaaaacaaaactatgtcaaaggaaattttttttttcagtttcaattttttggcagttttgagttataaaatgattaaaaatgataaattagagccctctgataaatttttatccatttggagcaagatttgacaaaaattgctttgacacagtttttgtcaaaggaattaaaaatgataatagagccctctgataaatttttatccatttggagcaaatttgacaaaaattgctttcaaaggacaattttttttctttgatttttttcagtttcaattttttggcagttttgagttgcaaaatgattaaaaatgataaattagagccctctgataaatttttatccatttggagcaagatttgacaaaaattgcattaaaaatttctaatttcagGTAAAAACTCACCGTTCAGAGTCTCTAACAGCAGCATTTATTTGTCCAATCAACGAATTCGAGTTGCATTTCAAGCCGCCgcagattaaattttgatcagaTTCTCGTCGAAAATCCAATCCAGGCTTCAAAACGAAATAAACGGGAGGTCCAACATCCAAATATCGCTccaaatacgaaaaatattccGCGATATACGAATCTTTGGGCATCGTGATGCTTTGTTCGAGTCCCGGTTCAACGAGAGGCGtcacaaaaatcgaaaatgcaGTCCACAGGAGCATCGTGCCCATTGCAGTAACTTGAATCGGCTTCGACATCAACAACGGAGTGAAAAACAGGTCAAACATCTTTTCAATGACGCCTCTTCCGCTTTTCAcgacatttttttgcagtttgcTTTGACAACAGCACATCACATCGAACCGTTGGGCGCGAAATCTTCGTTCATCGAGTGCGATAAGTGCCAAAAACGCCGTaatttggaacaaaaaatccaataaaatcgCTACAGTCGCAAAATAAGCGAAAGTTTTCACTGCTGGCATGTTCGAAAGTGACCCGATGCTGAAGCAAAAACATTCCGTCGCTGCTGTCAGTAGCAAAGAGGGTCCAACTTCACCTAATGCGACGCCCAATCCCGTTGGAATGTCTTTAAAAGTCTCTTTATCTAAGCGATTGAACGTTTGAACAAGGATAAAAATGTTGTCAACGCCAACTGCCAACACGAGAAACGGGATAACTTCGATCGTTAACATCGTCGTCGATACTCCGGTATATCCAAAGACCCCCAAACTGCACAAAACTGATGCCATAACGATAATTATCCCGCCAGCAGCTAAAGTTATCTTTGATTCCATGAAAAATGAGTTCAGATTTCGAATTCGCCCGAGCGAGAACACGATATATAAAAACATTAGCGAATAACTCACGATAACGGTTAAAAACTCCGCGTTCGACATCTCTTGAATGCCATCCTCGATGGATCGTTCTGCCTTGAAAACAACTTTAAAATGgggatttttgtaatttgacaggaatttgatgaatttttcttccCATTTCATCGCTGGATGCAACAATTCGGGGTCTTTGTAGTTCTTGACGATGATCGTGATGGACAAAAGTGTCGCCAAATTGTACTCTGGAGGGCTGTTTTTGCTTTTAGCCTTTGGATAGCCGCCTAAAACTAACTCTGGAATGGCGGGACCTCCCCATGATGACAGGCAATCTTGATGGAAAGGGTTTCGGATGCACGAAAAAAAGCCTTCTTGGAAATCGTAATCGTCGTCGAGGGTTTCATCGTCACTTAAGTAGCCAAAAAGTGATTGGACGACGCAGTTTTCGAGTTGAACAGTGACATTTGCTTCCATTATAGGTGCgtaacatattttttccaaGCCTTCGCCTTCAGCTTGacctaaagaaattttttttcgaaaaatttttatcattattttaaagcaatttttgtttttgttgttagtttacaatttttgagtgaattttataatttttttaaaataaaaatttataaaaaaaaaattaaaatataaaatttaaaaaaaatattaaataattaattttaaaatttttttaatgaaaaatttggtaaaaaattcatttttttatacatttaaaaaaaatattaattgagaaaattaattcaaatttttttaaaaattttgccaaaaagttatgaattttttttttaacaaaataattttaaaaaatttaagatcttGTATcggtttttgacaaaaatttaattgttttaaatatttttaatcaaaaaaaaaaataaataaaaaatttgaaaattaagaaaaaaaatttaaaatttataaaaaattataagaattaaacaaaaattaaaaaaaaaattttgaa is part of the Culicoides brevitarsis isolate CSIRO-B50_1 chromosome 3, AGI_CSIRO_Cbre_v1, whole genome shotgun sequence genome and harbors:
- the LOC134835530 gene encoding NPC intracellular cholesterol transporter 1 homolog 1b-like — its product is MSRPIIIFLIIFARLTLVRSDCIVSGVCGPHVTISSQPPIRGEEITEESLKILQEICPEYYRDGKNGTRVCCTSEQLVVINGKFQRAVAAFGRCPTCTKNILKSICAITCSPDQDKFLKIAEKTEDGKCAKTVALHLDYEYMRKTYESCKGIILSLTGGPVMETACGDENSFTCTPEKWFAYMGRYDDYQINYVISHDKRRRFEFPVKRCNESYENSFACSCVDCQITCNNEISEKIEPEMDFMQQTTYILLVVIIFTGIIPAILYFMSRSSIGKMKGIPLIDVFLKHFFTKWGETVAKNPVKVLFLFILVVIPLSIGAMFIEVTTDPVKLWAAHDSQARQQKEYFDATFGPFFRTEQIFVKPIFKQNFTQFDSRTGQNITYGPAFNVTFLKEVQKFQQEILSLGQAEGEGLEKICYAPIMEANVTVQLENCVVQSLFGYLSDDETLDDDYDFQEGFFSCIRNPFHQDCLSSWGGPAIPELVLGGYPKAKSKNSPPEYNLATLLSITIIVKNYKDPELLHPAMKWEEKFIKFLSNYKNPHFKVVFKAERSIEDGIQEMSNAEFLTVIVSYSLMFLYIVFSLGRIRNLNSFFMESKITLAAGGIIIVMASVLCSLGVFGYTGVSTTMLTIEVIPFLVLAVGVDNIFILVQTFNRLDKETFKDIPTGLGVALGEVGPSLLLTAATECFCFSIGSLSNMPAVKTFAYFATVAILLDFLFQITAFLALIALDERRFRAQRFDVMCCCQSKLQKNVVKSGRGVIEKMFDLFFTPLLMSKPIQVTAMGTMLLWTAFSIFVTPLVEPGLEQSITMPKDSYIAEYFSYLERYLDVGPPVYFVLKPGLDFRRESDQNLICGGLKCNSNSLIGQINAAVRDSERSKIAKISNSWLDDYFDWIKSSDCCKETPSGDFCSSNSDDSTCKKCVKKLSKNGIRPTAETFDKFFPLFLADLPGDSCFKGGKAVYADGIIYDPKSEPKIKDSYFMTYHTPLKNSRDFYTALIQARKIAANMNEMFKQNAKNVEVFPYSVFYVFYEQYLTMWKDVAISLGLSLLTVFVTTLTVTGFDLISALMVVYMVGLILINMLGLMWMFNISLNAISLVNLVVCVGIGVEFVSHIVWSYTQTSGSRRERASYTLTKTGSSVLSGIALTKFSGIVVLAFAKSQIFRVFYFQMYLGMVLIGAVHGLIFLPILLCYFGPNSKQTEPRNDTSSSSEETSNL